The Geotalea uraniireducens Rf4 genome window below encodes:
- a CDS encoding ChaN family lipoprotein → MQNSWTAVPLFLMRLGLALFFLLSLPRGGECHAERSVLRVSDRKIISFSRMMDEIKGTQVVVIGENHDNPEHHQLQLDVIDAFHQADRPLVIGLEMFNADNQRQLDRWIAGKLDKPSFIRLYYDNWRMPWSLYSEIFLYARDHGIPLLGLNIEQGIPQKVARRGFGSLTRKELKKVPSGITCDVDAAYMAFIRRAYTTHTRDEKSFVHFCEAQKLWNVAMASRIIGYFEKHVGQTMVVLTGTGHALKRGMPAEIGQSSHLTYKVILPEFPEMARKDVTVNDADYMILE, encoded by the coding sequence ATGCAAAATTCTTGGACGGCTGTACCGCTATTTCTTATGCGGCTTGGTCTGGCGCTCTTCTTTCTGCTGTCGCTTCCGAGGGGGGGAGAATGTCACGCCGAGCGATCGGTTCTCAGGGTCAGTGACCGAAAGATAATCAGCTTCAGTCGGATGATGGACGAAATCAAGGGCACCCAGGTGGTGGTTATCGGCGAAAACCACGACAACCCCGAACATCATCAATTGCAGCTTGACGTCATTGACGCTTTCCATCAGGCAGACAGACCGCTGGTGATAGGTCTGGAGATGTTCAACGCCGACAATCAGCGGCAGCTCGACCGCTGGATTGCGGGAAAACTGGACAAACCGAGCTTTATCCGACTCTATTACGACAACTGGCGGATGCCGTGGTCTTTGTACAGTGAAATTTTCCTCTATGCCCGTGACCATGGGATTCCGCTTCTAGGTCTTAACATTGAGCAGGGTATACCCCAGAAAGTGGCACGCCGGGGATTTGGATCGCTTACGCGCAAAGAATTGAAAAAAGTGCCATCCGGCATCACCTGTGATGTGGATGCTGCCTACATGGCGTTCATAAGACGTGCCTATACAACCCACACCAGGGACGAGAAATCCTTTGTCCATTTCTGTGAAGCCCAGAAATTGTGGAACGTGGCAATGGCTTCGCGAATCATCGGTTATTTTGAAAAGCATGTCGGACAAACCATGGTGGTTCTTACTGGGACAGGCCATGCGCTGAAAAGGGGAATGCCTGCGGAGATAGGGCAGTCCTCGCATCTGACATATAAGGTTATACTCCCGGAATTTCCTGAAATGGCAAGGAAAGACGTTACAGTTAACGACGCTGATTACATGATTCTGGAGTGA
- a CDS encoding DUF512 domain-containing protein, whose amino-acid sequence MDGLLIEKVMPGSVASELEIEAGDRLLAINGHRLRDIIDYNFFSADEELTLEVVKSDGEVWEIEVERDESEPLGLMFPAPVPAQCGNKCVFCFVHQLPKGLRAPLYVKDEDYRLSFLYGNYVTLANIGRAEVERIKEQRLSPLYISVHATDPLLREKLLGKSGIVPILEVMEELAAARITMHTQVVLCPGINDGSFLEQTVNDLAALYPLVASLAVVPLGLTRHRKGLPELRPVTSDYAADLIAAWQPRAKELAGRLGEPFLFFADEFFIKAGLPFPPIEEYGDFHQVENGVGMVPLFLDEAAEVLDQAQPLQPATITVVTGESPYQYLSDFLRNLGQKTGITFRPVAIRNRLFGDSVTVTGLVSGRDIIDGLREVEVGDLVLIPDVMLKEGEGVFLDDLSVADLQDALHKEIVVVESTPWGIYRAITGV is encoded by the coding sequence ATGGACGGATTACTCATTGAAAAAGTCATGCCCGGCAGCGTTGCCTCCGAGCTGGAAATAGAGGCGGGTGATCGGCTCCTGGCCATAAACGGCCACCGGTTGCGGGATATAATCGACTATAACTTTTTCTCGGCCGATGAGGAACTGACCCTGGAAGTGGTCAAAAGCGACGGCGAGGTGTGGGAGATCGAGGTCGAACGGGATGAGTCCGAGCCGCTCGGCCTGATGTTCCCGGCGCCGGTTCCGGCCCAGTGCGGCAACAAGTGCGTTTTTTGTTTCGTTCACCAACTTCCCAAAGGGCTGCGCGCACCGCTCTATGTGAAAGATGAGGATTATCGCCTATCCTTTTTGTACGGCAATTACGTCACCCTTGCCAACATCGGTCGTGCGGAGGTCGAACGGATCAAAGAACAGCGACTGTCGCCGCTTTACATCTCCGTTCACGCAACCGATCCCCTGTTGCGGGAAAAGCTGCTCGGCAAGTCCGGGATCGTTCCGATCCTTGAGGTTATGGAGGAGCTTGCCGCTGCCCGCATCACCATGCACACCCAGGTAGTGCTCTGCCCCGGAATCAATGACGGCAGTTTCCTGGAGCAGACGGTCAATGACCTGGCGGCCCTTTATCCCCTGGTTGCCTCGCTGGCGGTGGTGCCGTTGGGATTGACCCGGCATCGCAAAGGTCTGCCGGAGCTGCGACCGGTGACCAGTGACTACGCCGCCGACCTGATTGCAGCCTGGCAACCGCGTGCGAAGGAGCTTGCCGGGCGGTTGGGCGAACCGTTTCTCTTCTTCGCCGACGAGTTTTTCATCAAGGCCGGCCTTCCGTTTCCTCCCATTGAGGAGTACGGGGATTTTCACCAGGTGGAAAACGGGGTAGGGATGGTGCCGCTCTTTCTCGATGAGGCCGCCGAAGTTCTCGACCAGGCTCAACCTTTGCAGCCCGCTACGATTACCGTTGTCACCGGCGAGTCACCTTATCAGTATCTTAGCGATTTCCTCCGCAACCTGGGGCAAAAAACCGGCATTACCTTTCGTCCAGTGGCGATCAGAAATCGTCTGTTCGGCGATAGTGTCACCGTTACCGGTCTGGTTTCCGGTCGGGATATCATTGACGGTCTCCGGGAGGTGGAGGTCGGGGATTTGGTCCTGATCCCCGATGTGATGTTGAAAGAGGGGGAGGGTGTGTTTCTCGACGACTTGTCTGTGGCCGATCTGCAGGATGCCTTGCACAAGGAAATAGTTGTTGTGGAATCGACGCCGTGGGGAATATACCGGGCGATTACCGGGGTTTAG